GCGAAATTGAGAGGTCGAGAGGTCGTTGGGGGGAGAGGCAGGCCGAAGTTTGGCCCTGTCGCGGAGCCCGTGGGTCACGGTACAGGCGGGCCGCCGCCCCACCAGCGACAGCATGGTAGCGGCCGAACGGCGCAGGGCCAGACCAGACGCAAGCGGGCCACATCGCGCGGCCAACGCCGAAGTATACCAGACGCCTGCCGCCCGTCAGCGGATGCCGAGCAGCCCGGGCAGGTGCGCGATGGACGGCAGCAGATGCGTGTGCGGCGTTGCGCCGAGCGTCTCCAGGCCGTGTGCGCCGCTCAGCACGCCGACGATCCAGCCCGCGCGGGCGTTCGATGCCGCCTGCAGGTCGAGCGGCGTATCGCCGACCACGGCCACGCGGCCCACGTCGAACACGTTGAGGTCGGTCATGGCGCGGTAGATCAGGTACGGCGCAGGGCGGCCGGCCGGCGTGTCGTCGCTGGCGAGCACCCGGTCGAACAGGCTCTCCCAGCCGAGCCGCCGTACCAGCAGATCGACCAGCCCGCGGTCGAAGCCGCTGGTCAGCGCGACCTTGACCCCGGCCGCTTTGAGCGCAGCCACCGCCGCACTCGCGCCTTCGACCTCGCGGACGGGACCGGTCTCGTACTCCTGGCGCAGGCTGTTCTCGAAGACCGCCAGGGCCTTCGGCGCGATGGCCTTCGCCTCGTCGGCCGAGCGGACGCGGCCCGCCAGCTCCTGGAACACGGCCCGCTTGCTGGCCCCACGCCGGGCTGCCAGGTCTTCCTCGGTGAACGGGATGTCGAACTCGCGCAGGGCCAGGCGATAGGCCACCAGGACCGCGCCTTCTTCCTTCATGGCGGTGCCGGCGAAGTCGGACACGACAAGCTCGGGCAGCACGGTCTGGCTCCTTCTGTTGGCTGGCAGCTGGCACGGCGCCACGCTGAATCAGCGCAATGGTATCCCGGCCGGAACGAGAAACGAGCGATACTCGGAGTTGTCCCGCAGGGCGATTGCATGTTCGCTCGTGCTCCCATAGCACCACGCATCGGGCGGTCGGGGACTGAAGTCCCCGCCTACAGTTATGCAGTCGCTACGCAACGGAGGACCAGCATAGCCATCGTCGCGTGAGACAGCAGCGTCGCAGAGCGACAGCACGATGGTAGGCGGGGACTTCAGTCCCCGACGAGGTCTCAGG
This genomic stretch from Chloroflexota bacterium harbors:
- a CDS encoding HAD-IA family hydrolase, whose product is MLPELVVSDFAGTAMKEEGAVLVAYRLALREFDIPFTEEDLAARRGASKRAVFQELAGRVRSADEAKAIAPKALAVFENSLRQEYETGPVREVEGASAAVAALKAAGVKVALTSGFDRGLVDLLVRRLGWESLFDRVLASDDTPAGRPAPYLIYRAMTDLNVFDVGRVAVVGDTPLDLQAASNARAGWIVGVLSGAHGLETLGATPHTHLLPSIAHLPGLLGIR